The Filimonas lacunae genomic sequence GCAGGTATTCAGATGACACTTGCGCATCATGATACAGCCTTCTACCACCAATGCAGCAGTGGCAACACCCCATTCTTCTGCGCCTAATAAAGCGGCAACGGCAATGTCGCGGCCGGTTTTCATCTGGCCATCTGCCTGCACCACCACGCGGCTGCGCAGTTTGTTTCTTACCAGTGTCTGGTGGGTTTCGGCCAGGCCTAATTCCCACGGCATACCTGCGTGCTTGATACTGCTGATAGGGCTGGCGCCGGTACCTCCATCATGGCCTGCAATCAGTATTACGTCGGCTTTCGCTTTGGCAACACCGGCAGCAATAGTGCCAACCCCTGCCTTACTTACCAGCTTCACATTAATACGTGCAGCACGGTTGGCATTCTTTAAATCGAATATTAACTGGGCCAGATCTTCAATAGAATAAATATCGTGGTGTGGAGGAGGGGAGATCAAACCTACACCAGGCGTACTGTGGCGGGTTTTACCAATCCATTCGTCTACCTTATGGCCAGGCAGCTGACCGCCTTCGCCGGGTTTAGCGCCCTGGGCCATTTTAATCTGTAATTCGTCCGCTTCTGTCAGGTATAAGCTGGTTACACCAAAACGGGCGCTGGCTACTTGTTTAATGGCGCTGCGCATGCTGTCGCCATTAGCCAGTGGCTGGTATCTTACTTCGTCTTCGCCACCTTCACCAGTGTTGCTTTTACCGCCTAAACGGTTCATGGCAATGGCCAGTGTGGTGTGTGCTTCCCACGAGATAGAGCCAAAGCTCATAGCGCCGGTTGCAAAACGTTTGTATATGTTTTCCGCTGGTTCTACTTCTTCCATGGAAATAGAAGGGCGGGTGCGTTTAAACTGGAACAGGCTGCGCAGGGTAGCTGCTTTTTCGCTTTGATCGTTCACCACTTTAGAATACTTCTTGAAAGTGGCGTAATCGTTCGTTTTGGTAGCGTGCTGCAGCAGGTGAATGGTTTGTGGATTAAACAGGTGGAATTCGCCTTTGCGCTTCCACTGGTAAATACCACCTACTGGTAAACGGTCTACCGGTATATCTTTTCTGCTAAAAGCCAGCTGGTGCTTAGCCAGTGCTTCGCGGGCAATTTCATCCAGTCCTAAGCCTTCAATACGGCTGGTAGCGCCGGTAAAGCACTTGTCTACCACTTCTCTGTTCAGGCCAATGATCTCGAAAATTTGTGCGCCCTGGTAGCTTTGCAGGGTAGAGATACCCATTTTGGAGAATACTTTCAGTAAGCCGTCGCAAACAGCTTTGATGTAGTTTTTCTTCAGGTATTCTATATCCTGGGTAGTGTTGAGTTTGCCATTCAGGTGCATATCGCGAATGCTGCTCAGTGCTAGGTAGGGGTTAATGGCAGTTGCGCCAAAGCCTAACAGGCAGGCAAAGTGATGCACTTCCCATACGTCGCCGGCTTCCACTACTATACCTACCTGGCTGCGAAGGCCCTTGCGGATAAGGTGGTGGTGTACCGATGAACAAGCCAGCAGGGTAGGTATGGCGGCGTGATCGCTGTCAATGGCCCTGTCGCTTAATATAATCACCTCAAAACCGTCGTTCACGGCATCTACCGCATAACGGCACAAGCGGTCAATACCGGCCTTTAATGAGCCTGGTTTGCCGTCTGCCCTGAAATAGGTTTGTAAAGTTTTTGCCTGGTAAATGCCGGTATCTATACTTCTCAGCTTCTCCAGCTCGTGGTTACTTAAAACAGGGTGTTTTAAAGCCACAGAGTGGCAGGTAAGCGGGTCTTCTACCAGCAGGTTGCCGTTATTACCTACAAAGGTAGCTAACGACATTACCATACGTTCCCGGATGGGATCGATAGGAGGGTTGGTTACCTGTGCAAACAATTGCTTGAAATAATGGCTCAAATGCTGTGGCTGATCGCTTAATACGGCCAGTGGCGCATCGGTGCCCATAGAACCAATAGGTTCTTTACCATCCACCGCCATGGGGGCTATAATGGTATCCAGGTCTTCGGTAGAATAGCCAAAAGCTTTCTGGTATTTGAAAATCTGCTCCGTATGCAGGTGGGTGAACATTACACGTGGTTCTGGTAATTCTTCCAGGCGTATTTTGTATTTGTTCAGCCACTCAGCGTAAGGTTTGCTGGTGCAGATGGTTTGTTTGATTTCGTCGTCGCTGATAATACGGCCCTGCTCCATGTCTACTACAAACATTTTGCCTGGCTGCAGGCGACCTTTTTCTTTTACAATGGCAGGGTCAACCGGTAAAGCACCTGTTTCAGAAGCCATAATTACACGGTCGTCTGTAGTAACGCAATAGCGGCTGGGGCGTAAACCGTTTCTGTCCAGTGTAGCGCCAATCATTTTGCCATCGGTAAAGGAAATAGAAGCGGGCCCGTCCCAGGGTTCCATCATGGCTGCGTGAAACTCGTAGAAAGCCTTTTTAACCGGGTCCATGTCTTCGTTGCCATCCCATGCTTCGGGTATCAGCATCATCATTACATGGGTTAACGGCCGGCCGGTTAACATCAATAGCTCAATCATGTTATCCAGGCAGGCGCTGTCGCTTTGTCCTTCGGTAACAATAGGCAGTATCATGTCCAGCTCTTCCTTGGTAAAGTAAGGAGAGGTAAAGCTGTTTTCACTGGTTTTTAACCAGTTTACGTTGCCTTGCAGGGTGTTGATTTCACCATTATGGGCAATGTAGCGGAATGGTTGCGCCAGTTTCCAGCTAGGGAAGGTATTGGTGGCAAAACGGCTGTGTACCAGGCCAAAGGCTGCTACTACCCGTTTGTTATTTAAATCGTTGAAATAGTGCCTTACCTGGCCACTGGTAAGCTGTCCCTTATACACTACCGTTTTGTACGATAAAGAAGCTACATAAAAGCCAATAGCGTCTTTTTTAACGGTGTTGTTAATGGTATGGCTGGCATAATTGCGCAGCACAAACAGTTTACGCTCAAACTCATCAGGATTGGTAATATGGTCGGGGCAGGCAATAAACACCTGTTCCATTTCCGGTTCTACCGAAAGGGCGGTGGCGCCAATGTCAGTAGTGTTCACCGGTACCTTGCGGTAGGTGAGAATTTCCAGTCCCAGTTTCTCAGCAGAACGATTAAAGATGTCTCTGCATTCTTCCCGCAGCCGTATTTCCTTCGGAAAGAAAATAACGCCTACGCCGTACTTCCCATAAGCAGGCAGGTGTACGCCTAGTTTAATGCATTCATCGAAAAAGAACTCGTGAGGCATCTGAATCATAATGCCGGCACCATCACCCGTATTGTTCTCACAACCACAGGCGCCACGGTGCTCCATGTTCTCCAGCACAGTCAGAGCATCAGAGATAATCTGGTGAGATTTGTTCCCTTTAATATTGGCCACGAAACCAATACCACATGCGTCATGTTCAAAGGATGGGTCGTATAACCCTTCATGTCTGTTTTGTACAGGCATATTACAATCGAATATTAAGGTGGAAAAAAACAGCCGGCAATCGCTGAGCTTTAAAGTTAAGAAAAACTTTACATAAACAATAGAGAAATTTTATTTAATAGCAGGAACACTTGAATTTATTTCAAGGAAGCGGGATTTTAACTGAATAAATTACAAACGTGTGTTAGGATTCTTGTAATTCTGCGAAAAAATAATGTGCGGGAATAGATAGGTGTGGAACTTGTGTTTGTTCAAACAGTCCAAACACTGTGCTGCCGGTACCGGTCATGCTGGCGTAAACAGCGCCTGCCTGGTATAATTGTTCTTTTATCTGCGCAATTTCAGGGTGCAGTTGAAACACGGCTGCTTCAAAATCGTTGGTGAGCATGTTGCGCCAGGTGTGTACAGGTTGTTGTACAATGGTTTGTATAGAAACAGGCGGTACAGCAGGTGTGATTAATGAAAAAGCCTTGCCCGTATGCACATGAATACCGGGGTTAATAACCACCAGCTTGTAATTTTTCAGCGAAAGGGATACCGGCTGTAATTGCTCGCCGCGCCCGGCGGCCCAGCAAGGGGTATTTATAATAAAGAAAGGACAGTCGCTGCCCAGTTGTAAAGCGTAATGTATTAATTGCTGTTGCGATAAACCCAGTTGAAACTGTTGGTTCAACATGCGTAATGCAAAAGCACCATCGGCACTGCCACCACCTAAACCGGCCCCCATGGGAATAGTTTTGTGCAGGTGCATGTTAACGGCAGGCAGGTGTGGAAAATCGGATAATAATAAGTGGTAAGCTTTTACACAAAGGTTGTTGTCGGGGCTGCCATCTACCGGAAGGCCCGAAGCGGTAAAAGTAACTTTAGAAGAAGCTGGGGCCCGTGATGGCTGAATTTCCAGTGCATCCTGTAAGGGCAGGGGATAAAAAACGGTTTCCAGATCATGAAAACCGTCAGTTCTTTTACGGAGGATATTAAGCCCGAGGTTGATTTTACAGTTGGGAAAATGTACCAAAGCTTATCTTCTTTTATTGATCTCGTCCCTGATAGCGATAGCGCGTATATAATCTTCCTGCTCCAGCACTTCTGTCAGCAGACTTTGTAATTCTTCCAGTGAAAGAGAGGTCAGGTTTTCGCGGGTGCCCGGCGTAGGAGCAGCAATTTCAGCAGGTTCTTCTACCGAAACTTCCGTTTTCTTTTTCTTGCCATTGTCTTCCATTAAAATACCTGCGCTTTCCAGTATGTGGTCGTAAGTATAAATAGGGCATCCAAAACGTACTGCCAATGCCAGTGCATCGCTGGTGCGGCTGTCAATTTCTACCGTGTCGTGTTCGCTTACACAAACCAGTTTGGAGTAGAAGATGCCTTCCTGCAAATCATTGATCACAATTTCAACCAGCTCTACGTTAAAAGCATTCATGAAATTTTTCATCAGGTCGTGCGTAAGCGGCCTGCTTGGCTGCATATGCTCCAAAGCTACGGCTATTGCCTGGGCCTCAAACCCACCAATTACTATAGGTAACCTCCGCAATCCATTTACCTCACCAAGCACTACGGCATACGAATGAGTTTGGGTAATACTGTGCGACAGGGCTACTATTTCCAGTTCTATTTTCTTCATGGCCTTTATCCGGCAATAATTTATATATAAGTTATTCAGGCAAATGTAAAGATTTCGGGGCTTAGAAGTGCGCATCGTCACTTTCAATTTTCGAATCGATATATAGCCTTAACAATATCCGACAACTAACCCATAAAAACAACATTCCGGAGCGTTTATGGGAAGAATGCTGCTACCGCGTAAAAATGATGCCGGATTTTCCTGCCGGTCAAAGCGGCAGTGTAAAAACTTGCTGGTTATCTTTATAGTATGAATACTAACCTGGATAATAAAACAGCACTGGTGTGCGGGGCTTCGCAGGGAATAGGAGCGGCAGTAGCACAGGAACTGTCTATTTTAGGAGCGAATGTGGTACTGTTGGCGCGCAATGCCGACAAACTGGAGAAGGTGGCCGCCGGGCTGGATACCCGTAGGGGGCAGATACATACTTATATAGTGGCCGATACCAGTGAGCCGGAACAATTGAGCAAAAAAGTGGCCGATTTTATAACCAGTGACAATCCTATTCATATACTCATCAATAACACAGGCGGTCCGCCATCTGGTCCGTTACTGGATACCGATGTGGCAGAACTGGAAAAAGCATTCCGGTCGCAGGTGGTTACTGCACATTTGCTGGCGCAAACCCTTATTCCCGGCATGATACAGGCACAGTTTGGCCGTATTGTGAATATTACCTCTACATCTGTAAAGCAGCCTATAAATGGTTTGGGCATTTCCAACACGGTGCGGGCGGCGGTAGCCAGCTGGGCTAAAACCCTGGCCAACGAGGTAGGCCAATATGGCATTACCGTAAACAATGTACTGCCAGGTTATACCAACACCGACAGGCTGGGCTATCTTTTTGGTAAACAGGCCGAAGCCAGTGGCACCGGAGTAGAGGAAGTGGTAAAGAAAATGGAAGCCACTATTCCTGCCGGCCGTTTAGGACAACCAGATGAGCTGGCAGCAGCCGTAGCTTTCTTATGTATGCCGGCCGCTGCTTATATCAATGGTATTAATTTACCGGTAGATGGTGGTAGAACAGGAACATTATAATCTAAGCCAAAACCAGCAAACTATTCGTTCAGCCACTGCTTAAAAAAAGGTGCTTTTTCCCGGCTAACAAAAATGTCGTTGTCTTTACAACGCCGGAGCTGAATTTTTAGTTTGCCGTTAAAATGGGTGGTTATTTTTTCAATACTGTCAATAGAAACAATGTATTGCCGGTTTAGCCGGTAAAAGCGGGCAGGGTTCAGGCTTTTTTCCAGTTCATCCAGCGAATCGTCCACCAGGTATTCCAGGTGGTTAATGGTTTGGGCAAAAATTTGTTTTCCATCAGCCCGTATAAAAGCAACATCATCCAGGTGCAGGCTTTCAAAGCCATCATGCACTTTCACCAGCAATCTTCTTTTCCAGGAGCTGGCTACCGGCAGCGTTTCCAGTAACTGGTGAATTTTTTGTTCCAGCACCTGGGTGGGGGCGGGGTGCCTGTTTCGGTGTTTCTGAAAAGCCTGTTTCAATTCTTCTTCATCAATGGGCTTTAACAGGTAGTCTATACTGTTTACTTTAAAGGCCTGTAACGCATATTCGTCGTAGGCGGTAGTGAATATTACCGGTGCGGTAACGGCCACCTGTTTAAAAATGTCAAAACTAATACCATCTGACAGTTGGATATCCATCAGCACCAGGTCGGGTGGCGTATGCGTGTTCAACCAGCCTACTGTTTCCGCTACGCTTTCCAGCACGGCCAACAGGGTATAGTCTGGTGCAATCTTTTGCACCAGTTGCTGCATTTGCCTGGCAGCTGCGGTTTCATCTTCTACCAGTAACAGGTTCATGGGGTAGTAGTGGTATTTTAACAATGAATTGATGGGGTGTTTCTTCTATGCACACAGGTGTATCTGTTAAATGCCGGTAGCGTTGCTGCATGTTGGTCAGGCCAATACCATTGCTGCTGTCGATGGCCCGTTTTATTTGCAGGGTGTTGGCTACACACAGGTAATGAGCTTCGGCATAAATGTGAATATGCAAGGGGCGTGCGGCGGATATTTCGTTATGCTTGATGGCATTTTCTACCAGCATCAGCAGGCTATGCGAAACAATTTGTAGTGCTTGTTTTTCTTCCGGTAAATGGGATGTATAAAAAAGTTTATCTACAAACCGTTGCTGACTTACTTGTAAAAATGATAAGGTTACCTGCAACTCCTGGCCGGCATTAATGGTGTTTTTGTCGGCGGTTTGCAACGAGTAACGGAACACTTTGGCCAGCTGGTGCACCAGCACTACCGCTTTATCGCTATCTTCCTTTATCAGCGAGGTCAGCGTGTTAAATGCATTGAAAAGAAAATGGGGGTTCACCTGGTTTTTCAGCGTTTCAAACTTGCTTTCCAGTATGGCTGTTTTTAAAGCAGCTGCCTCGGTAATGCCATTTTTCCATTGACGTAAAAAATAATTCACCGTAGTTATTAAAGTAATGATCACAGTAATCAATACTGAGAACGACATATCCATAATATATTCCCCGGTGCTTACTGGTATTTGAAACAGCATGCTCACCACCCGGGTATATGCCAGCATTAACACTGCACCATACAAAGCCGATAATAAAATAAACAGCACAAAGCTTCGGGTGGCGTGGTTTTTCCAGTCAAACCATTTTTCCAGCAGGGCATCCAGCAACCAGGTAAAGCTTAACCAGCCCAGTGTAGTAATGCCTAAGGCAAACAACAGGCTGGTTTTCCAATTACCATGTCCGTGAATATAGTTCCAGCCATTGGTAAGCAAATTTACAGCTAGCACCACTGCATAGGCCACCAGCAAATGTTTGCTGTTTTTTACAAAGGTGTTTTGATGGTAACTCATTATTACTAAAATAATGTATTATTTATCAAGAAATGGCTCTGCCCAATCGGAATGGCGAATAAGAATAAGATATTGATAGTGCATGCCTGCCGGATTGTTCATAGTAAGGCCAAACCCTGCCGGCATAGGCATTTCTGTGTCCATAAAATTATTGTAGTGTTGCAGTATAGGACTGGCCTGTTGCATATCAAACACGGTAATGCTGTTAGGCGAAGTAATGGTTTTAAACATGTTACAACCTTTGATTTTACTAAGCATGCCGTCTTGTGCTACAATATCTGTTTTCAGGTATTTACGTGTGCCCGATTGGTTAGGGATATAGGTAAGTTGTACAAAGGGGGGGAAAGGTACCTGGTTAATGGTGGCATCTATCATAATATTACTTTCCATGTTAATGATGTTCAGGGAAATAATATGATTTTTCAGGGGCAGGTCTGATGCCTGTAACCGGCCGGCAAAAGCATACATGTTATTTACCTTATCCTGTATGGTGTGAAAAAAGCCAAGAAAGCCGTATATCTTATGGTGTTGCAGGTTCAGGTGATGATAATAAGCGGTAAAGTTGTTTACAAATTGTTGCTCCCGGCTGCTTTTGTTATAGTGTGCCAGCAGGTTTTTTACCAGGTAGTTAAACATAAACAGTTGCTGGCCGGCTTTTGCGGCATATTGTGCCGGGTTTTGCTGCATGGCCGAATCCAGTTGCCGAAGTGTATACAGGCGGACGCTGTCTGTAGTGGTGGTTTGCATAGCAGTGAGCATGTTGTTTACAGGGGGCAACTGACGTAAGAGAGTTGGTTGTACAAGGTGTTGTAAGTATTGCAGGGTTAAGGGTAGCTGCTGTACTTTGTCAATGCCTGTTACCATAATTTTTTCGCGGGCAGGTAGCTGCTTGTTCCAGGCATATATTTTTTGCCATTTACGGTAGTGGTCTTTATTGCCCCACTGCGCGCCGGCTTCTACCCAATAGTTAAATATAGTATCCAGCAATTTTTCGTTTCCGTTTTCAAGGTATTCGTTTAGCAGCCATGCCTGTGCGGCGTCTATCTCAGCTACATAGTGTTTTACTCCCGCAGTTTGGTGCAAGTGTTGAAAAAGGGCCAGGTCCAGTTCCTGTGCTTTTTGATAACCATGCACTTCGCCCAGCAAAAACAATTGTTGCTGGTAAAAAGCGGTGTCGAAATGAAAAGAAGCAGTATTGTTAGGGAATACCTGCCAGCTGTGTTGTTGCAGGTATTGTTGCATAGCCAGGGAGTCTTGCCCATGAAGGCGAACGATGAAAAGGAAGGCAGGTAAAAGCAGTGTGGTGATTCGCATATTCTGTGTTTTATACCGCTAAGTTGCCTGTTTGCTTTTGCATGACAGGTCATGGGCCGACGAAGCGTATAAAACGGGGTATGAAGCGTATGATACACGCTATACCTGTGTAGCTATATGATGCGCCCATTTTTCCAGCATGCGCACCAGCTCTTCCAGCTTTAAAGGCTTGCTCAGGTAGTCGTTCATGCCTGCCTGTAAACATTCGTCCTTGTCGCCCTCCATAGTGTTGGCGGTGAGGGCAATAATAACAGGATGTTTATCCAGGCTGCGGATAACGCGGGTGGCTTCCAGGCCGCCCATTTCCGGCATCTGTATGTCCATCAATATCATATCAAAGTGGTTTTTGCTGATATGATCAATTACTGCTAAACCAGTATCTGCTAAATAAGGTTCGTACCCCAGCTGGTTCAATACTTCTGTAATTACCTGCTGGTTCATCACATTGTCCTCGGCAACCAGGATGTTCATGGGATAGCGTACGGCAAAGTCGGGTGGCAAAAGATCGTGGCGTTGCTCTTCTTCCGAAGTGAGGGAATCCTGTTGTTTAAATGCTTTTAAAATATGCTTGCCCAGCAAATGGCGTTTAATAGGTTTAGACAGCACGGAGCTGAACATTTCCAGTGCGTTTTTATCGTGTTTGTTTCCTACAGAGCTTAACAGTATTACAGGAATATCTTCATATAGGTGTTTCATGCGCCTGGTAAGCTGTATACCATCCATATGCGGCATTTGCATATCCGTTAAAATCAGTTCAAACTCCTGGTCTTTTTCCAATAGCTGCAAGGCTTCTTCTCCGGAGTGCGCCAGCACGGGCAACAGTTTCCAGTTGTCCAGCAGACTTTGCAAAAAGGTGCGGTTGGCATAGTTGTCGTCTACCACCAATACGCGTTTGCCGGCAATGCTGGCCATATCGTCCTGTAGCTGGTTGCTGATGACTTTGTTGCTTGCCTGTGCCTGTATGGTAAAGGTGAAGGTAGAGCCTTTACCTGGTGTACTGCTTACTTCTATCTGGCCACCCATCAGCTTTACCAGCTTTTCTGAAATAGCCAGGCCCAGACCTGAGCCGCCGTATTTGCGTGTGGTGGAGGAATCTACCTGCGAAAATGCCTTGAACAGGCGGTCTTTTTTGTTATCGGCTATACCTATACCGGTGTCACGCACCGAAAACGACAGCTGCAGGCTCCCATTTTCCATTTGCTGTAATAACTGCACACGAACAAATATTTCGCCGGTAGCTGTGAATTTTAGCGCATTGCTTACCAGGTTGGTTAACACCTGGCGTAGCCGTAAACCATCTCCTGCAATTTGCAAAGGCACATTTTTGTCAATTTTATACACCAGCTCCAGTTTCTTCTGTGCCGCACGGCTGCTAAAAATATCCAGCACATCTTCAATACAAATCTGAATGTCAAAATCTTCCAGCTCCAGTTCCATATTGCCGGACTCAATTTTCGAGAAGTCGAGAATATCGTTTAACAGGCTTAGCAGATTTTCGCCGCTGTTAATAATAGTATTGGTAAACTCCCGTTGTTGTGTAGTTAAGGAAGTTTCGGCAAGCAGGGCGCCCATGCCTAACACGCCATTCATGGGAGTGCGTATTTCGTGACTCATCATAGCCAGGAAAATAGTTTTGGCTTCATTGGCCTGGTTGGCTTGTTCGGCTTCCAGCCTTGCATTCTCGGCATTGCGGTAAGCTCTTTTCAGCTCCCAGTTGGTTTGCATCAGTTCGCGGTTGGTGCGGTTTAAGGCTTCTTCATTGCGCTTCCTTTCTTCCGATAACCGGGCGTCTTCCTGCATCTGTTGTATTCTTATCACCTGGCGAATTTGTTGTTCGCGGTATTTTTTTAATTGGTATGCCCACAAGCCACAGATTAAAAAGATAACGGCGGCTAATAGCATATGTATGATAAAAGTGCTTAGCTCGTAATAAGGCAATCTGCTAAAATATATTTCGGTGTAACCGCTGTTTTGCAGATAGCTGAATAAGGCATGGTGCAGCAGCACAATGATCATAATAGGGATCTGCAGTTTCCAGTTTTGATAGGTAATGAGTATGGCACTCCCTATAAAAGCAAAAAAATGCATTTCAAACAGGCCATGCATCTGGTAAATGTATTGTGCCATAAAAATGGCAAGCACAGTACTTAATACATATTGATAGAGATCTGATTGAGGTAGTAAGCGTTTGGTGGTGTAGTAGGCTACCAGTGACAGACCGCCTACTCCTATAGCAATTGCCCAGGTGTCAAAATAAAAAGCCAGCAGCAAGCCAATGAGAAAAAAGCTGATCAGGAAATAGTTAATAATCCTGTCACTTCTTTTTTTTACTTCCTGGCTAAAGGTGTCTTTATGTTTTTGTTCATCAGGCAAAGAATAATAGTAGATGTTTTTTGTCATTTTTTGGTACAGTTAGGCAGTTGGCAACCATAAGCGCGTAAAGCATTGCTGTCATATAACACGGTAGATGGGGTATGCAGCAGCAAGGCATTCAGGGCAATTTCGGCATAATTGGTTTCGGTGTTCTGGCAATAACGGCTTTTGTTGTAATTGCCCCGGTAATATAAATGTTGTTCTGCGTCTATAATTACTGCCTGCGGGGTGGAATACACGCCACAGGTTGCAGCTAGCGAAGCATCTGTAATAACCGGAATATTTATGTGAAATTTATCCTGTATTTCTTTTTCGGTGTAGTGTTTGGGCGTCATTAGCACTATGGCAAAAGCAGCCTGGCTGTTATATTTATGTACCAACGACGTAAAATAGGGTATGTTAAACCGCGAGCAGGGGCAATCGGGATTAAAAAAGTGCAGCAGCACAGGTTTGTCCTGCACAAAAACAGGTAGCTGGGGCAGGCGAACTGCATCGCCCGTATGAACGGGTTTATAATGTGCCGGAACAGGAGTGGGTAAGGCATATACCCATTCATTGTGCCAGAATAGTGTAACTATTCCGCCCAGTAGTAGCAGCAACCATCCCATTACCATCTTCTTTCTCATAGGGTAATATTTAGAAGAATAGCGTTTTCAGGGCCTGAATTTATATTTTTTTTACCACATTATCTCCGGATGTAACTTAAATTAAGGACTGTGAAGGAAACTGCTTATTTATTGTAAAAACAAATATTTAAAATTAATTCTGTTTCAAACTTTTAATAGGAGAAGTGCGGGCTGCCTTGAGCGAGCGGTAGCTCACCGTTATGGCGGCTACTACCGCCGAAGCGGCTATTGCCAGCACAAAAACACCTGCTCCCATATGAATATGATAGGCAAAATCCTGCAG encodes the following:
- a CDS encoding SDR family oxidoreductase produces the protein MNTNLDNKTALVCGASQGIGAAVAQELSILGANVVLLARNADKLEKVAAGLDTRRGQIHTYIVADTSEPEQLSKKVADFITSDNPIHILINNTGGPPSGPLLDTDVAELEKAFRSQVVTAHLLAQTLIPGMIQAQFGRIVNITSTSVKQPINGLGISNTVRAAVASWAKTLANEVGQYGITVNNVLPGYTNTDRLGYLFGKQAEASGTGVEEVVKKMEATIPAGRLGQPDELAAAVAFLCMPAAAYINGINLPVDGGRTGTL
- a CDS encoding sensor histidine kinase; protein product: MSYHQNTFVKNSKHLLVAYAVVLAVNLLTNGWNYIHGHGNWKTSLLFALGITTLGWLSFTWLLDALLEKWFDWKNHATRSFVLFILLSALYGAVLMLAYTRVVSMLFQIPVSTGEYIMDMSFSVLITVIITLITTVNYFLRQWKNGITEAAALKTAILESKFETLKNQVNPHFLFNAFNTLTSLIKEDSDKAVVLVHQLAKVFRYSLQTADKNTINAGQELQVTLSFLQVSQQRFVDKLFYTSHLPEEKQALQIVSHSLLMLVENAIKHNEISAARPLHIHIYAEAHYLCVANTLQIKRAIDSSNGIGLTNMQQRYRHLTDTPVCIEETPHQFIVKIPLLPHEPVTGRR
- the ispE gene encoding 4-(cytidine 5'-diphospho)-2-C-methyl-D-erythritol kinase; protein product: MVHFPNCKINLGLNILRKRTDGFHDLETVFYPLPLQDALEIQPSRAPASSKVTFTASGLPVDGSPDNNLCVKAYHLLLSDFPHLPAVNMHLHKTIPMGAGLGGGSADGAFALRMLNQQFQLGLSQQQLIHYALQLGSDCPFFIINTPCWAAGRGEQLQPVSLSLKNYKLVVINPGIHVHTGKAFSLITPAVPPVSIQTIVQQPVHTWRNMLTNDFEAAVFQLHPEIAQIKEQLYQAGAVYASMTGTGSTVFGLFEQTQVPHLSIPAHYFFAELQES
- a CDS encoding LytR/AlgR family response regulator transcription factor, with translation MNLLLVEDETAAARQMQQLVQKIAPDYTLLAVLESVAETVGWLNTHTPPDLVLMDIQLSDGISFDIFKQVAVTAPVIFTTAYDEYALQAFKVNSIDYLLKPIDEEELKQAFQKHRNRHPAPTQVLEQKIHQLLETLPVASSWKRRLLVKVHDGFESLHLDDVAFIRADGKQIFAQTINHLEYLVDDSLDELEKSLNPARFYRLNRQYIVSIDSIEKITTHFNGKLKIQLRRCKDNDIFVSREKAPFFKQWLNE
- the gltB gene encoding glutamate synthase large subunit — its product is MPVQNRHEGLYDPSFEHDACGIGFVANIKGNKSHQIISDALTVLENMEHRGACGCENNTGDGAGIMIQMPHEFFFDECIKLGVHLPAYGKYGVGVIFFPKEIRLREECRDIFNRSAEKLGLEILTYRKVPVNTTDIGATALSVEPEMEQVFIACPDHITNPDEFERKLFVLRNYASHTINNTVKKDAIGFYVASLSYKTVVYKGQLTSGQVRHYFNDLNNKRVVAAFGLVHSRFATNTFPSWKLAQPFRYIAHNGEINTLQGNVNWLKTSENSFTSPYFTKEELDMILPIVTEGQSDSACLDNMIELLMLTGRPLTHVMMMLIPEAWDGNEDMDPVKKAFYEFHAAMMEPWDGPASISFTDGKMIGATLDRNGLRPSRYCVTTDDRVIMASETGALPVDPAIVKEKGRLQPGKMFVVDMEQGRIISDDEIKQTICTSKPYAEWLNKYKIRLEELPEPRVMFTHLHTEQIFKYQKAFGYSTEDLDTIIAPMAVDGKEPIGSMGTDAPLAVLSDQPQHLSHYFKQLFAQVTNPPIDPIRERMVMSLATFVGNNGNLLVEDPLTCHSVALKHPVLSNHELEKLRSIDTGIYQAKTLQTYFRADGKPGSLKAGIDRLCRYAVDAVNDGFEVIILSDRAIDSDHAAIPTLLACSSVHHHLIRKGLRSQVGIVVEAGDVWEVHHFACLLGFGATAINPYLALSSIRDMHLNGKLNTTQDIEYLKKNYIKAVCDGLLKVFSKMGISTLQSYQGAQIFEIIGLNREVVDKCFTGATSRIEGLGLDEIAREALAKHQLAFSRKDIPVDRLPVGGIYQWKRKGEFHLFNPQTIHLLQHATKTNDYATFKKYSKVVNDQSEKAATLRSLFQFKRTRPSISMEEVEPAENIYKRFATGAMSFGSISWEAHTTLAIAMNRLGGKSNTGEGGEDEVRYQPLANGDSMRSAIKQVASARFGVTSLYLTEADELQIKMAQGAKPGEGGQLPGHKVDEWIGKTRHSTPGVGLISPPPHHDIYSIEDLAQLIFDLKNANRAARINVKLVSKAGVGTIAAGVAKAKADVILIAGHDGGTGASPISSIKHAGMPWELGLAETHQTLVRNKLRSRVVVQADGQMKTGRDIAVAALLGAEEWGVATAALVVEGCIMMRKCHLNTCPVGVATQDPELRSRFKGDPDHVINFFKFIVQELREIMAELGFKTVNEMVGQVENLEMRDNITHWKTSKINLSPILYKEPASEHTGLYNQETQDHGLADVLDWKLLEAAKPALEKKQPVNASFNIRNIDRTAGTILSNEITKLYKADGLPDNTIHFNFTGTAGQSFGAFNTKGVTLELEGDANDYFGKGLSGAKLVVYPHKQASFTPEDNIIIGNVAFYGATSGEAYIRGKAGERFCVRNSGATVVTEGVGDHGCEYMTGGTVVILGPTGRNFGAGMSGGIAYVYDVTGTFASRCNKEMIDLDPLSHDDALQLKEFISQHYAHTGSTVAQFVLSDFEAQLQHFVKVFPRDYKAALASMQAKVKSNK
- a CDS encoding bifunctional nuclease family protein, with translation MKKIELEIVALSHSITQTHSYAVVLGEVNGLRRLPIVIGGFEAQAIAVALEHMQPSRPLTHDLMKNFMNAFNVELVEIVINDLQEGIFYSKLVCVSEHDTVEIDSRTSDALALAVRFGCPIYTYDHILESAGILMEDNGKKKKTEVSVEEPAEIAAPTPGTRENLTSLSLEELQSLLTEVLEQEDYIRAIAIRDEINKRR